In a single window of the Gossypium hirsutum isolate 1008001.06 chromosome D02, Gossypium_hirsutum_v2.1, whole genome shotgun sequence genome:
- the LOC107909860 gene encoding stress-associated endoplasmic reticulum protein 2, producing MTTSRRLAERKVEKFQKNITKRGAVPETTTKKGKDYPVGPVLLGFFIFVVIGSSLFQIIRTATSGGMA from the exons ATG ACAACATCAAGGCGTCTTGCAGAAAGAAAGGTGGAGAAGTTCCAAAAGAACATAACAAAGAGAGGAGCTGTGCCTGAGACAACCACAAAGAAGGGGAAGGATTATCCTGTTGGTCCTGTGCTTCTTGGGTTCTTCATATTCGTCGTCATTGGATCAT CTCTCTTCCAGATTATCAGGACAGCGACCAGCGGAGGTATGGCATAA